The Bacteriovorax sp. BAL6_X genome window below encodes:
- a CDS encoding PleD family two-component system response regulator, with protein MEKEEMKVMIVDDSEISRTSVKDILEQEGHEVVGCVGSAQDALKLAFDNPPTLFIIDVIMPGISGLELAESVASNFPNAKILMMSSLDIESVCIEAISSGAQDFLVKPFKREDLLRSVDKLTHDIASEKAS; from the coding sequence ATGGAAAAAGAAGAAATGAAAGTAATGATTGTAGACGACTCTGAAATCTCTAGAACTTCTGTTAAAGATATTTTGGAACAAGAAGGACATGAAGTTGTTGGATGTGTAGGTAGTGCTCAGGATGCTTTAAAGCTTGCTTTTGATAATCCACCAACTCTATTTATCATCGATGTTATTATGCCAGGAATCAGTGGGCTAGAGCTTGCTGAATCTGTTGCCAGTAATTTTCCTAATGCTAAAATTCTAATGATGTCTTCACTTGATATTGAATCAGTATGCATTGAAGCAATTTCTTCAGGTGCACAAGACTTTTTAGTAAAACCATTTAAAAGAGAAGATCTACTTAGATCTGTAGATAAGCTGACTCATGATATTGCGTCAGAAAAAGCGAGTTAA
- a CDS encoding PQQ-dependent sugar dehydrogenase yields the protein MKSLKSVILILSSLISISSIAKVSAKEVFKTNDIIWGISFINENEILFTERGGKIKYHNFSTKQTKELMAPKVKAQGQGGMLDIVFKKISGKDYAYFTYSSEVKGVVVTTLARAEYIKTQLKKAEVLLETKVVSDTTRHFGSRLLFKDNYLFMTIGDRGERKYAQDLTHHNGKILRLNFDGTPAKGNPFENKKGALKEVWSYGHRNPQGIGMNKKGDIFSCEFGPRGGDELNLIKPGLNYGWPIITYGKEYWGPSIGEEKKKGMEQPIVYWTPSISPSGMVVYEGAKYKDWKGDIFLAALGSEHLRRLRMDGNKVISQESYLVELDERMRQIVVSPAGELYLTTDSGKILKVVR from the coding sequence ATGAAAAGTCTCAAATCAGTAATTTTAATTCTTAGTTCTCTTATTTCTATTTCTTCTATTGCGAAAGTAAGTGCAAAAGAAGTTTTTAAAACGAATGACATTATTTGGGGAATTAGCTTTATCAATGAAAATGAAATTCTTTTCACCGAAAGAGGTGGTAAAATTAAGTATCATAATTTTTCAACAAAACAGACCAAAGAACTTATGGCTCCAAAAGTAAAAGCACAAGGTCAAGGCGGTATGCTTGATATTGTCTTTAAAAAGATAAGTGGCAAGGACTACGCTTACTTTACTTATTCTTCTGAAGTAAAGGGTGTTGTCGTAACGACATTGGCAAGAGCTGAATATATTAAAACTCAATTGAAAAAAGCTGAAGTACTTTTAGAAACAAAAGTTGTAAGTGATACTACCCGTCACTTTGGTTCACGCTTGTTATTTAAAGATAATTATCTTTTTATGACTATTGGTGATCGTGGAGAGAGAAAGTATGCTCAGGACCTTACACATCATAACGGCAAGATTTTACGTTTAAACTTTGATGGTACACCCGCCAAAGGAAATCCTTTTGAGAATAAAAAAGGTGCACTAAAAGAAGTATGGAGCTACGGACATCGCAACCCACAAGGAATTGGGATGAATAAGAAGGGGGATATCTTTAGCTGTGAATTTGGTCCTCGCGGTGGAGACGAGCTTAATTTAATAAAACCAGGTCTAAACTACGGCTGGCCTATTATTACTTATGGAAAGGAGTATTGGGGCCCAAGCATAGGTGAAGAAAAAAAGAAGGGAATGGAGCAGCCTATAGTCTATTGGACACCTAGTATTTCACCTTCGGGAATGGTTGTTTATGAAGGAGCTAAGTATAAGGATTGGAAAGGGGATATATTTCTGGCCGCTCTTGGCAGTGAGCATTTGAGAAGGCTTAGAATGGACGGAAATAAAGTGATTTCTCAAGAAAGCTATCTTGTTGAACTTGATGAAAGAATGCGCCAGATTGTGGTTTCTCCGGCCGGAGAGCTCTATTTAACAACGGACTCTGGTAAGATACTTAAGGTTGTAAGGTAA
- a CDS encoding aldehyde dehydrogenase family protein — MDNNITTVYCAQKGRDNLTYEDRISVLQALESEIRARESEILAALKADLNKSAFESYLSEIDFCLHEINLVKKKLKKWMKPKRVFSPLPFMPARSEIHYEPYGQVLVIAPWNYPFQLAIVPLIGAIAAGNKVIVKPSEMAPATSKVINDVITNALDSDIAAVIEGGVEETTELLNLKFDYIFYTGNGHVGRIIMAAAAKNLTPLTLELGGKSPAIITTKNLDLAAKRIVWGKFFNAGQTCVAPDYILINRKDEDRFIAASKKYLTQFYSEEIKSSRDYGRIINERHFDRLSALIDKNSVLIGGDVDKSQLYISPTYVKANKDSAIMKDEIFGPLLPVVYSDSLDDSIEFVKSYDKPLACYAFVDSSGEKKKVIESISSGGMVINDTIVHLSNEKLPFGGVGESGMGAYHGEFSFKLFSHEKAVMKRSFCLENDLRYPPYEKKVSLVRKIMNLLS, encoded by the coding sequence ATGGATAATAATATTACAACTGTATACTGTGCTCAGAAAGGGCGTGACAATTTAACATATGAAGATCGCATTAGTGTCCTTCAGGCCTTAGAGAGCGAAATAAGGGCCCGAGAGAGCGAAATTCTTGCTGCCCTCAAAGCAGACTTAAATAAGAGTGCCTTTGAGTCTTACCTTTCTGAAATTGACTTCTGTTTGCATGAAATTAATCTCGTGAAAAAGAAGCTAAAGAAGTGGATGAAGCCGAAGAGAGTTTTTTCTCCACTGCCATTTATGCCAGCAAGAAGTGAAATTCACTACGAACCATATGGACAAGTTTTAGTCATTGCCCCTTGGAATTATCCATTTCAATTGGCCATCGTTCCCCTTATCGGTGCAATCGCTGCGGGAAATAAAGTTATTGTGAAGCCTTCTGAAATGGCCCCAGCAACCTCTAAGGTTATTAATGATGTCATTACAAATGCACTTGATAGTGATATCGCAGCTGTTATTGAAGGAGGGGTTGAAGAGACGACCGAGCTTTTGAATTTAAAGTTTGATTATATTTTCTATACTGGAAACGGGCATGTTGGGCGAATTATTATGGCGGCTGCTGCTAAGAACCTAACGCCACTCACTCTTGAGTTAGGAGGGAAGTCACCGGCGATCATTACAACTAAGAACCTTGACTTAGCGGCCAAACGAATAGTTTGGGGGAAGTTTTTCAATGCTGGCCAAACATGTGTTGCACCTGACTATATTCTAATCAATAGAAAAGACGAGGATAGGTTTATAGCTGCTTCAAAGAAGTACCTCACGCAATTTTATAGTGAAGAAATTAAAAGTAGTCGCGATTACGGACGCATAATTAATGAGCGACATTTTGATAGGCTTTCGGCCCTGATTGATAAAAACTCCGTTCTTATTGGCGGAGATGTGGATAAGTCTCAATTATATATTTCTCCAACATATGTAAAAGCAAATAAAGATAGTGCAATTATGAAGGATGAAATCTTTGGTCCTCTACTACCAGTTGTTTATTCTGATAGTTTAGATGATTCTATTGAATTTGTTAAAAGCTATGATAAGCCACTTGCTTGTTATGCTTTCGTTGATTCTAGTGGAGAAAAGAAAAAGGTTATAGAGTCAATTAGTAGCGGTGGAATGGTTATTAATGATACTATCGTGCATTTGTCGAATGAAAAGTTACCATTTGGTGGTGTCGGTGAATCGGGAATGGGTGCCTATCACGGTGAGTTTTCGTTTAAGTTATTTTCTCACGAAAAGGCAGTTATGAAGAGAAGCTTTTGCTTAGAGAATGATCTTCGCTATCCTCCTTATGAGAAAAAGGTATCTCTAGTTCGTAAGATTATGAATTTACTGTCGTAA
- a CDS encoding RHS repeat domain-containing protein, with product MRISLKLLVLCLFSLASIAGVNLKNGNFYITYTDIIVPGGGNDLVVERTYNSKSPGKGWFGYGWGSDYETFLVVSADGSVTVHENGSGAKTRFTPRQAVDAKAAAEKIVDVMRKKTSLSTTVAKTLVTKLTNDAELRQAYAKKFNVSSNLAVGTELYSNVRGLQKVIKTAKGYIRKYNDGKENHFNKDGKLVQVKDKNGYVVNLDYTKEGSLKSIKDSMAKQIFFKWYPNGLVKSVESGAGKKTTYTYDTNYNLVDAKDISGNNFKYDYDANHNMTLITYKDGSSQKISYEKKTQFVKELTKRSGEVIKYSYESNPKNPDFHYWTLVAKKSPTKKEVVNRYEYEIKKKPDGSHYTYRILTVINGLKTETIYTECCSLPKQIKRGNHVTNFEYNKDGLLVKKASSRGDFVELEYHKQFKKITKVVNPRGWTEFDYDKKGNLKKANNSKGMSVVLLYDSKGRISKMMDYNKKTKQKRALEFQYNAQGKPVEITMNKVGKINVKYDNYGEILKVESKAGHKMALQVTQAFQSLLAIVKPAGVNLNM from the coding sequence ATGAGGATCAGTTTAAAGCTATTAGTACTATGTTTGTTTTCACTGGCATCGATTGCTGGTGTAAATCTGAAAAATGGAAATTTCTACATTACGTACACGGATATTATCGTACCTGGTGGTGGAAATGACCTAGTTGTAGAAAGAACATACAACTCAAAGTCACCTGGAAAAGGATGGTTTGGTTATGGTTGGGGTTCTGACTATGAAACTTTCTTAGTTGTTTCTGCAGATGGGTCAGTAACAGTTCACGAGAATGGTTCAGGTGCTAAAACACGTTTTACACCAAGACAGGCAGTTGACGCTAAAGCTGCTGCTGAAAAGATTGTGGATGTAATGAGAAAGAAAACATCACTATCAACGACAGTTGCTAAAACTTTAGTTACAAAGCTAACTAATGATGCTGAACTTAGACAAGCTTATGCTAAGAAATTTAATGTATCTTCAAATCTAGCAGTTGGAACTGAACTTTATTCAAATGTTCGTGGACTTCAAAAAGTTATTAAAACTGCTAAAGGTTATATTAGAAAGTATAATGACGGAAAGGAAAACCATTTCAATAAAGATGGTAAGCTTGTTCAAGTAAAAGATAAGAACGGATATGTTGTTAATCTTGATTACACGAAAGAGGGTTCTTTAAAGTCGATCAAAGATTCTATGGCAAAGCAGATCTTCTTCAAGTGGTATCCAAATGGTCTTGTGAAGTCTGTTGAATCTGGAGCAGGAAAAAAGACAACTTATACTTATGACACAAATTATAACTTAGTAGATGCTAAGGATATTTCAGGAAATAACTTTAAGTATGATTACGATGCAAACCACAATATGACTCTTATTACATATAAGGACGGATCATCTCAAAAGATCTCTTACGAGAAGAAAACTCAATTTGTGAAAGAGCTTACGAAAAGAAGTGGTGAGGTAATTAAGTATTCTTACGAGAGTAATCCTAAGAACCCTGACTTCCATTACTGGACTCTTGTTGCAAAGAAGTCTCCAACAAAAAAAGAAGTTGTAAATCGTTATGAGTATGAGATCAAGAAGAAACCAGATGGATCTCACTATACTTACAGAATCCTTACTGTAATTAATGGTCTAAAAACTGAAACTATTTATACTGAATGTTGTTCTCTTCCAAAGCAAATTAAAAGAGGAAATCACGTAACTAATTTTGAGTATAATAAGGATGGACTTCTTGTTAAGAAAGCTTCTTCAAGAGGTGATTTTGTAGAGCTTGAATACCACAAGCAGTTTAAGAAGATTACAAAAGTTGTAAACCCGCGTGGATGGACAGAGTTTGACTACGACAAAAAAGGTAACCTAAAGAAAGCAAATAATTCTAAAGGTATGTCTGTAGTTCTACTGTACGATTCAAAAGGTCGTATCTCAAAAATGATGGATTACAATAAAAAGACAAAACAAAAAAGAGCTCTTGAGTTTCAATATAATGCTCAAGGTAAGCCAGTTGAGATTACTATGAATAAAGTAGGTAAAATCAACGTTAAGTATGATAACTACGGTGAGATTCTTAAAGTAGAATCAAAAGCAGGACATAAGATGGCCTTACAAGTTACTCAGGCCTTCCAATCACTCTTAGCAATTGTTAAGCCTGCTGGTGTTAACCTAAATATGTAA
- a CDS encoding type II secretion system F family protein: MSFFIEQIGRSGLIGLVGLIFFLFCYRYSVGIFDLIEKQTFGTRTYILEKFELLFIDVKPDHVTYALLALSFGLGTLTLIIFGLLGSWGGGAFLGLVVGFIGFKAPKPVVDYLVNRRVLAYQNQMVDGLTLLSNGLRAGLSVPQALGMVVDEMPPPISEEFNIILQQNRVGVTLEECFENLAERIPTQDNDMFVSSVNILRETGGNLAEVFDTIVSVIRERIRLKQKIDTATAQGKFQGFTIAAMPFVILAIFSANDPTLLPKMFSSAIGIVLFVVACVLDGIGTFFILKIVKIKE; this comes from the coding sequence ATGAGCTTTTTTATTGAACAAATTGGACGAAGTGGATTGATTGGACTTGTAGGTCTAATCTTTTTCCTATTTTGTTATCGATACTCTGTTGGTATTTTTGATCTCATTGAAAAGCAAACCTTTGGGACTAGAACATATATCTTAGAGAAATTTGAACTTCTCTTCATTGATGTTAAACCCGATCATGTTACCTATGCGCTTTTAGCACTATCATTTGGTTTAGGAACTCTTACTCTCATTATATTTGGGCTTTTGGGAAGCTGGGGAGGAGGAGCCTTTCTTGGGTTAGTTGTTGGCTTTATTGGCTTTAAGGCCCCTAAACCTGTTGTTGATTATCTCGTTAATCGCCGTGTACTAGCTTATCAAAATCAAATGGTAGATGGCCTTACCCTTCTTTCTAATGGTCTAAGGGCCGGGCTATCAGTACCTCAGGCTCTAGGAATGGTTGTTGATGAAATGCCACCTCCTATCTCGGAAGAGTTTAATATTATCCTTCAGCAGAACAGAGTTGGGGTGACATTGGAAGAGTGCTTCGAAAACTTGGCAGAGAGAATTCCCACTCAAGATAATGATATGTTCGTTTCAAGTGTTAATATTTTACGCGAAACCGGTGGTAATCTTGCCGAAGTTTTTGACACTATCGTTTCTGTTATTCGCGAACGAATTAGATTGAAGCAAAAAATTGATACTGCTACAGCGCAAGGAAAGTTTCAAGGTTTTACTATTGCAGCAATGCCCTTTGTAATTCTAGCTATTTTCTCAGCAAATGACCCAACCCTTCTACCAAAGATGTTTTCTTCGGCCATTGGGATTGTCTTATTTGTAGTCGCCTGTGTTTTAGACGGTATTGGTACCTTCTTCATTCTTAAAATAGTGAAAATCAAGGAATAA
- a CDS encoding ATPase, T2SS/T4P/T4SS family produces MAEGHIITVIGGKGGVGKSQVATNLAFAFSGEKRSKTLLLDFDQRASGDLNLLTGIKTNKNLKDLFNFNGNIDPRTFQPFVNMHPSGVHYIGLPNDPVATEGMSVDGAGKVLKSVKSMYPLTVIDVGTEITELTAKALEHSTMILVVITPDLLALNQTKRLVSELITMMFPKEMIHFVFNQAQKGHPVTADVAGKSVGRPVLAQILKDEQTCAMAINQKKPVMLAAKNSAFAKGVTELVRTINGKGILSQLSKLNKPSEVGTKQDRPTGAAANGWRDLKLRIHKGLVEEMDLSKDDDNDPKAKIILKEKTKKVVIDLLGKEDTKGILNNRDDMNSIVKEILDEALGLGPLEDLLADSAISEIMVVGPNKIYYEEDGKVKLSKVTFSNDRQVLNVIERIVAPIGRRIDEKTPYVDARLHDGSRVHAIIPPSAIDGCCITIRKFPEERLTYKHLVEFGSFTQNMADFLRIAVEGHKNIIVSGGTGSGKTTLVNILGSFIQANERIITCEDSAELSFPQEHVVRLETRPPSLEGDGEIDIRCLVKQCLRMRPERIVVGECRGGETLDMLQAMGTGHDGSLTTVHSNNPRECIGRIETLVQYAGAGLTPKAIREMIANAVHLIIQASRLDDGSRKITHITEIGGIQGEVVTLQDIFLFQQKDIDKSGKIIGAHQATGFIPKFIETLERQGYNIPRGLFSNAPGASGGPPAKKPAPPPQNKRPPQQGQQRPRPGQPQGRPRPNNGTAPVKKKA; encoded by the coding sequence GTGGCCGAAGGTCATATTATAACAGTTATTGGTGGTAAAGGCGGTGTTGGGAAGTCTCAAGTTGCCACAAACCTAGCTTTTGCCTTTAGTGGTGAAAAGCGTTCTAAAACACTTCTTCTTGATTTTGATCAAAGAGCAAGTGGTGATTTAAATCTATTAACTGGTATTAAAACAAATAAGAATCTAAAGGATCTATTTAATTTTAATGGAAATATTGATCCTCGAACATTTCAGCCTTTTGTGAATATGCACCCAAGCGGGGTTCACTATATAGGGCTACCAAATGATCCTGTCGCAACTGAAGGAATGAGTGTTGACGGTGCTGGTAAAGTTTTAAAGTCTGTAAAGAGTATGTATCCACTTACTGTTATCGATGTGGGAACAGAGATTACAGAACTTACAGCAAAGGCCCTTGAACATTCCACAATGATCTTAGTTGTAATTACGCCAGATTTACTGGCATTAAATCAAACAAAGCGTCTTGTTTCAGAGCTTATTACAATGATGTTTCCTAAGGAGATGATTCATTTTGTATTTAATCAAGCTCAAAAGGGACACCCTGTTACTGCTGATGTTGCAGGAAAGTCTGTTGGACGTCCTGTACTCGCACAAATTCTAAAAGACGAGCAAACATGTGCAATGGCCATAAATCAGAAAAAGCCTGTCATGTTGGCCGCAAAAAATAGCGCTTTTGCAAAAGGTGTTACAGAGTTAGTTCGAACGATCAATGGGAAAGGGATATTAAGTCAATTATCTAAGCTGAATAAACCAAGTGAAGTTGGTACTAAGCAAGATCGACCTACTGGTGCAGCTGCAAATGGTTGGCGTGACCTTAAACTTAGGATTCATAAAGGTCTTGTTGAAGAGATGGATCTATCAAAAGATGATGACAACGATCCAAAAGCAAAAATTATTCTTAAAGAGAAAACTAAGAAGGTCGTTATTGATCTTCTTGGGAAAGAAGATACAAAAGGTATTTTAAATAATCGTGACGATATGAATAGTATCGTTAAGGAAATTCTTGATGAGGCCCTTGGCTTAGGGCCTTTGGAGGATCTTCTTGCGGACTCGGCAATTTCTGAAATCATGGTTGTTGGCCCTAATAAGATTTATTACGAAGAAGATGGAAAGGTCAAACTTTCTAAGGTTACGTTTTCAAATGATAGACAAGTTTTAAATGTAATTGAAAGAATCGTTGCACCAATTGGTCGACGAATTGATGAGAAAACTCCTTATGTAGATGCCCGTCTTCACGATGGATCAAGGGTGCATGCAATTATCCCACCTTCAGCTATTGATGGATGTTGTATCACAATTCGTAAATTTCCTGAGGAGCGATTAACTTATAAGCATCTTGTTGAATTTGGATCATTCACACAGAATATGGCAGATTTTCTTCGTATCGCAGTTGAGGGACATAAAAATATTATTGTCTCTGGTGGTACCGGTTCCGGGAAAACAACTCTCGTAAATATTCTTGGAAGTTTCATTCAAGCTAATGAGCGTATCATTACTTGTGAAGACTCGGCCGAACTTAGTTTCCCTCAAGAACACGTGGTTCGTCTTGAAACGCGTCCACCATCTCTTGAAGGTGATGGTGAAATTGATATTCGTTGTCTCGTTAAGCAGTGTTTAAGGATGCGTCCTGAACGTATCGTTGTCGGCGAATGTCGTGGTGGTGAAACACTAGATATGCTACAGGCAATGGGAACAGGTCACGATGGTTCACTCACGACTGTTCACTCGAATAATCCAAGAGAGTGTATTGGACGTATTGAAACTCTTGTACAATATGCGGGAGCAGGTCTTACTCCTAAAGCAATTCGAGAAATGATTGCAAATGCTGTTCACTTGATTATTCAAGCATCTCGTCTTGATGATGGTTCACGTAAAATTACCCATATTACTGAGATTGGAGGAATTCAAGGAGAGGTTGTAACTCTGCAGGATATTTTCTTATTTCAGCAAAAAGATATTGATAAAAGTGGAAAGATCATTGGAGCACACCAAGCAACAGGTTTTATTCCTAAATTTATCGAAACGCTTGAGAGGCAAGGTTATAACATCCCTCGTGGGTTATTTTCTAATGCTCCTGGTGCAAGTGGGGGGCCTCCTGCAAAGAAGCCAGCACCACCGCCTCAAAATAAAAGGCCTCCACAACAAGGCCAGCAAAGGCCACGACCTGGTCAACCTCAAGGCAGACCTAGGCCAAACAATGGTACGGCCCCTGTAAAGAAGAAGGCCTAG
- a CDS encoding pilus assembly protein N-terminal domain-containing protein yields the protein MKILTYLTLFIFAFTASAQQASSGIGVSEEKVEVVLGIDKVLPIDFTITSRSVQIANQRILKVQPVNTAAGTSELVLKGEAPGITSVTVRDRLGAIKKRYLVTVTATEKSKLIAEIKEQLGPIEGLEINLKGGKVFVEGKIIVPGDIGRIVKVLEDYPDVKNLVEVSPQTYLIISREMQEGLRRNNLKDVTVRFFNNSYLLEGIVNSEEESNLAVKIAATYLPDRIQSLARRTDSVQQLDKGEIIRNFLAINRKPQPPQAAKLIKITAQFVELSKDYNRVFGFKWNPSVGTTGGQIVFGRTENGGTVTTSSAGNFGGTISQLFPKLSSAKAAGYARIVQSGMVITKDGEKAKLSKGSERNVAVGTGEFQQAKVIEAGFNLDVTPKILQEEKINLDIILGVSSSQGTDKQTNNLDTKIIVKSRESAVVGGISINKTATEYDKDPPDGVSTTGSDGSEEGQVFSLFSFVRSKDVSKSKEQFVVFITPEIIESASTGTEDIKRKFRKRGP from the coding sequence ATGAAAATTTTAACGTACTTAACTCTATTCATATTTGCATTTACGGCCAGCGCTCAGCAGGCCTCTTCTGGTATTGGAGTATCTGAAGAAAAAGTTGAAGTAGTTCTTGGAATTGATAAGGTACTGCCAATCGATTTCACGATCACTTCTCGAAGTGTACAAATTGCAAATCAGAGAATTTTAAAAGTACAACCCGTAAATACAGCAGCTGGAACGAGTGAGCTTGTATTAAAAGGTGAGGCACCTGGGATTACATCCGTCACTGTTCGTGATCGACTAGGGGCCATCAAAAAACGCTACCTTGTTACAGTTACGGCCACAGAGAAGTCAAAACTTATCGCGGAAATAAAAGAACAACTAGGCCCTATTGAAGGCTTAGAAATTAACCTTAAAGGTGGAAAAGTATTTGTTGAAGGAAAGATCATTGTTCCTGGAGATATTGGTCGAATCGTAAAGGTTTTAGAAGATTATCCTGATGTGAAAAATCTCGTCGAAGTTTCTCCGCAAACTTATCTAATTATTTCTCGAGAGATGCAAGAAGGTCTAAGAAGAAATAATTTAAAAGATGTCACTGTTAGATTCTTTAATAACTCTTATCTACTAGAAGGGATTGTGAATTCGGAAGAAGAGAGTAATCTTGCTGTTAAGATTGCAGCAACATACTTACCTGATCGAATTCAAAGTTTAGCAAGAAGGACTGATTCTGTTCAACAACTTGATAAGGGTGAGATTATTAGAAATTTTCTTGCAATCAATAGAAAACCTCAGCCTCCGCAGGCCGCAAAGCTAATTAAAATTACGGCACAATTTGTTGAATTATCTAAAGACTATAACCGTGTCTTTGGTTTTAAGTGGAACCCAAGTGTTGGTACTACTGGGGGACAAATTGTTTTCGGAAGAACTGAAAATGGTGGAACGGTTACGACATCATCAGCTGGGAATTTTGGAGGAACGATTTCTCAATTATTTCCTAAACTCAGTTCTGCAAAAGCAGCTGGCTATGCACGTATTGTTCAGTCCGGAATGGTTATTACTAAAGATGGTGAAAAGGCAAAGCTATCGAAAGGTTCTGAGAGAAACGTTGCTGTTGGAACGGGTGAATTTCAACAAGCAAAAGTAATTGAAGCTGGGTTCAACTTAGATGTAACACCAAAGATCCTACAAGAAGAAAAAATTAACCTTGATATAATTCTAGGAGTATCTTCTTCTCAAGGAACAGATAAACAAACTAATAACCTTGATACAAAGATCATTGTTAAGTCACGAGAGTCTGCTGTTGTTGGTGGTATTTCGATTAATAAAACGGCTACAGAATATGATAAAGATCCACCAGATGGTGTTTCGACAACAGGTAGTGATGGAAGTGAGGAAGGACAAGTTTTCTCGCTTTTCTCATTTGTACGCTCCAAAGATGTTTCAAAATCAAAAGAGCAATTTGTTGTGTTTATTACACCTGAAATTATTGAGAGTGCTTCGACAGGGACTGAAGATATCAAGAGAAAATTTAGAAAGAGGGGGCCATAG
- the cpaB gene encoding Flp pilus assembly protein CpaB: MNTRAFTLALIIAGVAMFMVHTYIEDQQSALIKKYGTMSSVLVAKEDIREFDLLDETKVSIITVPQKFLAPGSFKTVKEIENTIATVPILKGEQITKPRVTYPGESTGLSREVTVGMRAIAFQVDERSSVGKLIRPGDRVDVLAPIDYTGGARKDQEKIVTILQDVRVLSTGMSVSNNIPLIGVKTEEVVRKMKLNTYSNYTTVTLELSPFQAQKIAHLYVFQPNKPILTLRNINDGEKAMIEGTRLYDILSDSDKNEARIFFNEKYKKKN, from the coding sequence ATGAATACTAGAGCTTTTACGCTGGCCCTTATTATTGCAGGTGTTGCCATGTTTATGGTCCACACTTATATCGAAGATCAACAATCTGCTTTGATTAAAAAATATGGAACGATGAGTTCTGTTCTTGTTGCTAAAGAAGATATACGAGAATTTGATCTATTAGATGAAACAAAGGTTTCAATCATTACAGTTCCTCAAAAGTTTCTAGCACCTGGAAGTTTTAAAACAGTTAAAGAAATTGAAAATACAATTGCAACAGTTCCAATCCTAAAAGGTGAGCAAATAACAAAGCCTCGTGTAACTTACCCTGGAGAGAGTACAGGCCTTTCAAGAGAGGTAACTGTTGGCATGCGAGCAATTGCTTTTCAAGTTGATGAAAGAAGCTCTGTTGGTAAACTAATTCGTCCTGGAGATCGAGTTGATGTTCTTGCTCCTATTGACTACACCGGTGGAGCGAGAAAGGATCAAGAAAAAATTGTTACGATTCTTCAAGACGTGCGTGTTCTTTCAACAGGAATGAGTGTTTCAAATAATATTCCTCTTATTGGTGTTAAAACTGAAGAAGTTGTTAGAAAGATGAAGCTTAACACTTACTCAAATTATACGACGGTAACACTTGAGCTAAGTCCTTTTCAAGCTCAAAAGATCGCACACCTATATGTCTTCCAACCTAATAAACCAATCTTGACTCTAAGAAATATTAATGATGGTGAGAAGGCAATGATTGAAGGAACTAGACTTTACGATATTCTTTCAGACTCAGATAAGAACGAAGCGAGAATCTTCTTTAACGAAAAGTATAAGAAAAAGAATTAA
- a CDS encoding prepilin peptidase, with translation MPVSVYVFIFIQLLYVSYIDIQSRKIANVWSIGNIFLFLVLVFFFPNNYIIGIETLLYPLGIFLAGFLLFILKIMGGGDSKYLASLFLLIPVAHQDQALVSLSVVTVIVGLSVFITNILKNLEFIIQAFKEGNVVQIKKIFGKKFAFAPVILISWIFLGWKIKKHIFF, from the coding sequence GTGCCAGTTAGTGTCTATGTTTTTATCTTTATCCAATTGTTGTACGTATCGTATATCGATATCCAGTCACGTAAGATTGCAAATGTGTGGTCCATTGGAAATATTTTTTTATTTCTTGTTCTCGTTTTCTTTTTCCCAAATAACTACATTATTGGAATTGAGACACTTCTTTATCCGTTGGGGATATTTCTCGCGGGCTTTTTGTTATTCATCTTAAAAATAATGGGAGGTGGGGATTCGAAATACCTAGCAAGTTTATTTCTTTTAATTCCAGTTGCTCATCAGGATCAGGCCCTGGTTTCACTTTCTGTTGTTACAGTCATTGTTGGACTTTCTGTCTTCATCACAAATATTTTGAAAAATCTTGAGTTTATTATTCAGGCTTTTAAAGAAGGTAATGTTGTTCAGATTAAAAAGATTTTTGGGAAGAAATTTGCATTTGCCCCTGTTATACTTATTTCATGGATATTTCTAGGATGGAAAATAAAAAAACATATATTTTTTTAG
- a CDS encoding Flp family type IVb pilin, with protein sequence MKTLLAFLKDEEGQTSTEYILLVAVAAMLVMKFKEKASEGITTLTDGVFGNTDNLLRELQGN encoded by the coding sequence ATGAAAACCTTACTAGCGTTTCTAAAAGACGAAGAAGGTCAAACATCAACAGAGTATATTCTACTTGTTGCTGTTGCAGCGATGCTTGTTATGAAGTTTAAGGAAAAGGCGTCTGAAGGTATTACAACTCTGACAGATGGTGTTTTCGGGAACACAGACAACTTACTTCGCGAACTACAAGGGAACTAA